From a single Gemmatimonadota bacterium genomic region:
- a CDS encoding membrane dipeptidase — MPLRLLALSLLMFVPYLSAQDAALIARAKAIHDRVLTLDTHVDINPDNFTPAQSYATKIKTQVNVPAMEEGGLDAVFLIVFVGQGDDFSPAGLAKATASALTKFDAIDRLVNDLAPGRVALARSAADVRRIYASGKKVILIGVENGYQLGDDLGNVRRFAGRGARYLSLAHNGHSHLSDSNTGERDGIWKHGGLSPLGRQVIAELNMWGIMVDISHPSKASMMQTLDITQAPIIASHSAVRSLCNHSRNLDDQQLKALAQNGGVVQVVAFNSYLKCQPDSPERQQTMEALRAKYPGGLPDSVRTELNRRFPPPPRATVRDFADHLDYAVKLIGLDHVGISSDFDGGGGIEGWSNATETINVTIELVRRGYTEEQIGKLWSGNLLRVMEAVEKTGKRLRGEAS; from the coding sequence ATGCCCCTTCGACTTCTGGCGCTGAGTCTCCTCATGTTCGTACCATATCTCTCGGCCCAAGACGCCGCGCTGATCGCCCGGGCCAAGGCCATTCACGACCGGGTCCTGACCCTCGACACTCACGTCGACATCAATCCGGACAACTTCACCCCGGCTCAGAGCTACGCCACCAAGATCAAGACCCAGGTCAATGTCCCGGCGATGGAGGAAGGCGGCTTGGACGCCGTGTTCTTGATCGTGTTCGTCGGACAGGGGGATGATTTCTCCCCGGCCGGTCTGGCGAAGGCCACCGCTTCCGCGCTGACCAAGTTCGATGCGATCGATCGGCTGGTGAACGACTTGGCCCCCGGCCGGGTGGCGCTGGCCCGTTCCGCGGCCGACGTCCGGCGAATCTACGCCTCGGGCAAGAAGGTGATCCTGATCGGGGTCGAAAATGGCTACCAATTGGGCGATGACCTGGGCAACGTCCGGCGGTTCGCCGGACGGGGCGCCCGGTATCTGTCGTTGGCCCACAATGGCCACAGCCACTTGTCGGATTCGAATACCGGCGAGCGGGACGGCATCTGGAAGCACGGCGGCCTGTCGCCGTTAGGCCGCCAGGTGATTGCCGAACTGAACATGTGGGGCATCATGGTCGATATCTCGCATCCCTCGAAGGCCTCGATGATGCAGACCCTCGACATCACCCAGGCGCCGATCATCGCCTCCCACTCCGCCGTTCGCTCGCTCTGCAATCACAGCCGGAACCTCGACGACCAGCAGCTCAAGGCGTTGGCCCAGAACGGCGGAGTGGTCCAGGTCGTGGCCTTCAATAGCTACCTCAAGTGCCAACCGGACTCCCCCGAGCGCCAGCAAACCATGGAAGCGCTGCGGGCCAAGTACCCAGGCGGTCTGCCGGATTCGGTCCGGACCGAACTCAACCGCCGCTTCCCTCCCCCGCCGCGGGCTACCGTCCGGGATTTTGCCGACCATCTCGATTACGCCGTCAAGTTGATCGGGCTCGACCATGTCGGGATCAGTTCGGACTTCGACGGCGGGGGCGGGATCGAGGGCTGGAGCAATGCGACCGAAACGATCAACGTCACGATCGAATTGGTCCGCCGCGGCTACACCGAGGAACAGATCGGGAAGCTGTGGAGCGGCAACCTGCTCCGGGTCATGGAAGCGGTCGAGAAGACCGGCAAGCGCCTTCGAGGCGAGGCTTCCTAG
- a CDS encoding transcription termination factor Rho, which produces MYRTARFQEKTKPIAIKKSRLDECGATTATIFFRSGRVPSTRQPRSRSMVRPTSRVIGPPRVAIEGGSVPTPGKITDPGPNVRRPFWLGALIPAPVQSLFTGERAPILARSPVPVSVVLFLSAPRDPRGQGSFMARRRRDRRGGRPARGPEQGQREAAPAQAGGPAAGVLEMNGRTSGFLRRRELSYQPHNQDVQVSDRTVQQYGLRPGDEITGTTRSGRGGGSLDVVATINGRPAAELATRPDWERLGAIHPKEMLNLESKLIRQGQPDFTTRVIDLLCPFGKGQRALIVAPAKGGKTMVLEAIAAGITANHPAAALFILLVDERPEEIFEIEAAGYGEVIASSFDCPPARHVAAAELLLERARRRVELGQDVVLIVDSLTRLARAYNSVVKGSGRTLSGGMDSQSMERPKRFLGSARKVDPKDGGGSLTIIATALIDTGSKMDQLIYEEFKGTGNSELVLSRELAERRIYPSIDIVASGTRREELLLSEPALAATRVVRRRIDRRPPAIAMSDLLVDLKRYPSNADLITFLARSD; this is translated from the coding sequence ATGTACCGGACCGCCAGATTCCAGGAGAAGACCAAGCCGATCGCGATCAAGAAGTCGAGGTTGGATGAGTGCGGGGCCACGACCGCGACGATCTTCTTTCGGTCGGGCAGGGTGCCTTCGACGCGCCAGCCGAGGAGCCGGAGCATGGTGCGTCCGACGAGCCGGGTGATCGGCCCGCCACGGGTGGCGATCGAGGGGGGTAGCGTACCCACACCGGGGAAAATAACCGACCCGGGTCCGAATGTTAGGCGACCATTTTGGCTTGGTGCCTTGATTCCGGCCCCCGTTCAGAGTCTCTTTACTGGGGAACGGGCTCCTATCCTGGCCCGATCCCCAGTCCCGGTTTCAGTTGTCCTCTTTTTATCGGCCCCTCGAGATCCTCGTGGGCAAGGTAGCTTCATGGCTCGTAGGCGACGCGATCGAAGGGGTGGTCGGCCGGCTCGGGGTCCCGAGCAAGGCCAGCGCGAAGCGGCACCGGCCCAAGCGGGCGGTCCAGCCGCCGGGGTTCTCGAGATGAACGGGCGGACCAGCGGGTTTCTCCGCCGCCGAGAACTAAGTTACCAGCCGCACAACCAGGACGTGCAGGTCTCGGATCGCACGGTGCAGCAGTACGGGCTTCGCCCGGGCGACGAGATTACCGGGACGACCCGCAGTGGCCGCGGCGGCGGCAGTCTCGACGTGGTGGCAACGATCAACGGCCGGCCGGCCGCGGAACTCGCCACTCGCCCCGACTGGGAGCGGCTCGGCGCGATCCACCCGAAGGAAATGCTCAATCTCGAATCGAAGCTGATTCGCCAGGGGCAGCCGGATTTCACCACCCGGGTCATCGACCTGCTCTGTCCCTTCGGCAAAGGCCAGCGGGCCCTGATCGTGGCCCCGGCCAAAGGCGGGAAGACTATGGTGCTCGAGGCCATTGCCGCCGGCATTACCGCCAATCATCCGGCCGCGGCATTGTTCATCCTGCTGGTCGACGAACGGCCGGAGGAAATCTTCGAGATCGAGGCCGCCGGATATGGCGAGGTGATCGCGTCGAGTTTCGATTGCCCCCCGGCCCGGCATGTGGCGGCGGCCGAACTGTTGCTGGAGCGAGCGCGGCGGCGGGTCGAGTTGGGCCAGGACGTGGTGTTGATCGTTGATTCGCTGACCCGATTGGCCCGGGCCTACAATTCGGTGGTCAAGGGGAGCGGCCGGACTCTCTCGGGTGGCATGGACTCCCAATCGATGGAACGGCCCAAGCGGTTCCTCGGCAGCGCCCGGAAAGTCGACCCCAAAGACGGCGGGGGTTCCCTGACGATCATCGCCACGGCGCTGATCGACACGGGGAGCAAGATGGATCAGCTGATCTACGAGGAGTTCAAAGGTACCGGCAACAGCGAGCTGGTCTTGAGCCGCGAGCTGGCCGAGCGGCGGATCTACCCGTCGATCGACATCGTGGCCAGCGGAACCCGGCGGGAGGAGTTGCTGCTGTCGGAGCCGGCGCTGGCCGCGACGCGGGTGGTGCGCCGCCGAATCGACCGAAGGCCGCCCGCCATTGCGATGAGCGACCTCCTGGTGGATCTGAAGCGGTATCCGTCCAACGCCGACTTGATCACGTTCTTGGCCCGTTCGGACTAG
- a CDS encoding acyltransferase encodes MLRLLGWRVEGTLPDRKKIVAVVAPHSSNLDFLIAIGLVFSWNLAVRYIGKKELFRWPLGPIMRWLGGIPVDRKATKGFLDQVVAEFDRCDQVLLGVAAEGTRTYGAKWKTGFYWIAKRSQAAIVPVYLDWGRKVFGILPPVPITDDAEADLRAIVGLFAEFPRQDGRTIDLARALSPK; translated from the coding sequence ATGCTCCGGCTCCTCGGCTGGCGCGTCGAAGGCACCCTGCCCGACCGAAAGAAGATCGTCGCGGTCGTGGCCCCGCACTCATCCAACCTCGACTTCTTGATCGCGATCGGCTTGGTCTTCTCCTGGAATCTGGCGGTCCGGTACATCGGGAAGAAGGAGCTCTTTCGCTGGCCGCTCGGTCCCATCATGCGATGGCTGGGCGGCATCCCGGTTGACCGCAAAGCCACCAAGGGTTTTCTCGACCAAGTGGTGGCCGAATTCGATCGCTGTGACCAGGTACTTCTCGGGGTCGCGGCCGAGGGAACCCGAACCTACGGCGCCAAATGGAAGACTGGGTTCTATTGGATCGCCAAACGCTCCCAAGCGGCTATCGTCCCGGTCTACCTCGACTGGGGGCGGAAAGTCTTCGGGATCCTGCCCCCAGTGCCGATCACCGATGACGCCGAGGCCGATCTTCGGGCCATCGTCGGCCTGTTCGCCGAGTTCCCCAGACAGGACGGCCGGACCATCGACCTGGCCCGAGCCTTGAGCCCGAAGTAA
- a CDS encoding cyclic nucleotide-binding domain-containing protein, whose amino-acid sequence MATRIAATPGPTVQEALAARGAVLMSSTPEEQAELLDETEWSRRLEWRQVLAMAGYLRLYQLPEGQALFHEGDHDAFMAIVLEGGLQIHKSDSSDQDRIVTTISRGKMLGQMSLLDGASRSASATAAELTTLLVLTRREFQGLGEDNPTLGLAITTAIAATIAQLLRQTTGALAEHLES is encoded by the coding sequence ATGGCCACCCGCATTGCCGCCACGCCCGGTCCAACGGTCCAAGAGGCCCTGGCTGCTCGCGGGGCGGTCTTGATGTCATCGACCCCCGAAGAGCAAGCCGAACTCCTCGACGAAACCGAGTGGTCTCGGCGGCTCGAGTGGCGCCAAGTACTGGCCATGGCCGGGTACCTGCGCCTCTACCAGCTCCCCGAAGGCCAAGCCCTCTTCCACGAGGGTGACCACGACGCGTTCATGGCCATCGTGCTCGAAGGCGGGCTCCAGATTCATAAATCCGACTCCTCCGACCAAGACCGGATCGTCACGACAATTAGCCGCGGCAAGATGCTCGGCCAAATGTCGCTCCTCGACGGCGCCTCCCGGTCGGCCTCGGCCACCGCCGCCGAACTGACCACCTTGCTGGTCCTGACGCGGCGTGAGTTTCAAGGCCTCGGCGAGGACAACCCGACCTTGGGATTGGCGATCACGACCGCGATTGCCGCGACGATCGCCCAACTGCTTCGCCAGACAACCGGCGCCTTGGCCGAGCACCTCGAGAGCTAG
- a CDS encoding S9 family peptidase, with the protein MRCLIGPAALLLVASATSAQQTPSARAAVDSVLRSERFVAPAQSIADAVLAPRYRNVSLTEINSERTWFINELGDGPVTMEVFSKPFHELGGLFLDFRAHRNRNLTIRSNVGLELIAARDGSTTPVALPAGVRISDAAWSPDGKSVAFFGHTPDGSHLWVADAATGKARQVTKVPVLATLTTGFEWTDDSRQLATVLMPEPRGSMPVESAVPTGPQVKLAEEKDKNRLRNYASLMATPHHQALLEWHTTGQVALVDVQTRAVTKIGQPAMVERVDVAPDGKYLRVTRMKKPFSYIVPVGNFGRVEELWSAAGAVVAKLTEEPLNVGVDTSRTPTAPGVGGGDAARDGRREIVWRPDGPGLWFLEQGSEPTGSDTLAIGDERPRRKDRLRQWLPPYDSAQITTVLENGSRLSTLRFALNGKTVFLSERTGQNVHEFALFLAEPTKKYTVARYRADDVYANPGTLIPEFGLMPVANPFAEFGVPGRVIRPVKVSSDGERAFLAGTTYDRNPTITGPKTFIDRIELRTGEKTRLFESGNDRLSERVLAYQKLDSVQLIVSRESATEPPQSFRRDRDALVQLTQNVDPTPDLTRAPKESFIVERPDGFKFKVNVTLPPGYQPGTRLPAMFWFYPREYAGQAEYDRGARTFNRNAFQVFGARSMQILARAGYAVVEPDAPIVGSAGQMNNNYENDLRNNLAAVIDEIDRRGLVDRTRIGIGGHSYGAFSTVNAMAHTPFFKAGIAGDGNYNRTLTPLAFQSERRDLWEAKDTYLQMSPLLHANNLTGALLMYHGLGDQNVGTDPINSPRLFQALNGLGKPTAMYLYPFEDHGPATKETLLDLWGRWTAWLDKYVKNAGPNGKDVS; encoded by the coding sequence ATGCGTTGTCTCATCGGCCCCGCCGCCTTGCTACTCGTCGCGTCTGCCACCTCGGCCCAACAAACTCCGTCTGCGCGGGCGGCAGTGGATTCGGTGCTTCGGTCCGAACGGTTCGTCGCGCCGGCCCAGTCCATCGCGGATGCGGTGCTCGCTCCGCGGTATCGCAATGTGTCGTTGACGGAGATCAACTCGGAACGAACCTGGTTCATCAATGAACTCGGCGACGGCCCGGTCACGATGGAGGTGTTCTCGAAGCCGTTTCATGAGTTGGGTGGATTGTTCCTCGACTTTCGGGCCCATCGGAATCGGAATCTGACGATCCGGAGCAACGTTGGCCTCGAGTTGATCGCCGCACGCGATGGATCGACGACCCCGGTGGCGCTGCCGGCTGGGGTCAGGATTTCCGACGCGGCCTGGAGCCCGGACGGAAAGAGCGTGGCGTTCTTCGGTCACACACCGGACGGGAGCCACCTCTGGGTGGCCGACGCGGCCACCGGCAAAGCCCGCCAGGTCACCAAAGTGCCGGTGCTGGCCACGCTGACGACCGGCTTCGAGTGGACCGATGACAGCCGGCAGCTGGCCACGGTGCTGATGCCGGAACCCCGCGGCTCCATGCCGGTCGAGTCGGCGGTGCCAACGGGGCCCCAGGTCAAACTCGCTGAGGAAAAGGACAAGAATCGGCTCCGGAACTACGCCAGTTTGATGGCGACGCCCCATCACCAGGCGCTGCTCGAGTGGCACACCACCGGCCAAGTCGCACTGGTCGACGTCCAAACCAGGGCGGTGACCAAAATTGGGCAACCGGCGATGGTCGAGCGGGTCGATGTGGCGCCCGACGGGAAGTACCTTCGGGTGACTCGGATGAAGAAGCCGTTCTCGTACATCGTGCCGGTCGGGAATTTTGGCCGGGTCGAAGAGTTGTGGAGCGCCGCAGGGGCCGTGGTCGCGAAGCTGACGGAAGAACCGCTCAACGTCGGGGTCGACACCAGCCGGACTCCGACCGCACCGGGCGTTGGAGGCGGAGACGCCGCCCGCGACGGCCGCCGGGAGATCGTCTGGCGTCCCGACGGCCCGGGGCTTTGGTTTCTGGAGCAAGGATCGGAACCGACCGGAAGCGACACCTTGGCCATCGGCGACGAACGGCCGCGGCGCAAGGACCGGCTCCGCCAATGGCTTCCGCCTTACGACTCGGCCCAAATCACGACAGTGTTGGAGAACGGATCCCGGCTTTCAACCCTGCGCTTTGCCCTCAACGGCAAGACGGTGTTCTTGAGCGAACGGACCGGCCAGAACGTCCACGAGTTTGCCCTGTTTCTGGCCGAGCCAACGAAGAAATACACGGTGGCCCGATACCGTGCCGACGACGTGTACGCCAACCCGGGCACCTTGATTCCGGAGTTCGGCCTGATGCCGGTGGCCAATCCGTTTGCCGAATTCGGGGTCCCCGGCCGGGTGATCCGGCCGGTCAAGGTTTCCTCGGACGGTGAGCGGGCGTTCTTGGCCGGCACCACGTACGACCGGAACCCGACCATCACCGGGCCTAAGACCTTCATCGACCGGATCGAGCTTCGAACCGGTGAGAAGACCCGGCTCTTCGAGAGCGGGAACGACCGCCTCTCCGAACGGGTGCTCGCCTATCAGAAGCTCGACTCCGTGCAATTGATTGTGTCTCGCGAGTCGGCCACCGAACCGCCGCAGTCGTTTCGACGCGACCGGGACGCTCTGGTCCAATTGACGCAGAATGTCGATCCCACGCCCGACCTGACCCGGGCACCGAAGGAAAGCTTCATCGTCGAGCGGCCCGATGGGTTCAAGTTCAAGGTCAATGTCACGCTGCCTCCCGGCTACCAGCCCGGGACCCGGCTGCCGGCCATGTTCTGGTTTTACCCGCGGGAGTACGCGGGGCAAGCGGAATACGACCGCGGGGCGCGGACTTTCAATCGGAACGCCTTCCAGGTCTTCGGTGCCCGATCGATGCAGATCTTGGCTCGCGCGGGGTACGCGGTGGTGGAGCCGGATGCGCCGATCGTCGGATCGGCGGGGCAGATGAACAACAACTATGAGAACGACCTCCGGAACAATTTGGCGGCCGTCATCGATGAGATCGATCGGCGTGGGCTCGTCGACCGGACTCGGATCGGGATCGGCGGCCACAGCTACGGCGCGTTCTCGACGGTCAATGCGATGGCGCACACCCCGTTCTTCAAGGCGGGCATTGCCGGGGACGGCAACTACAACCGGACTCTGACCCCGCTCGCCTTCCAGAGCGAACGCCGGGATCTGTGGGAGGCGAAGGACACCTATCTCCAAATGTCGCCGCTGCTGCACGCCAATAACTTGACCGGGGCGCTCCTGATGTACCACGGTCTCGGCGACCAGAACGTCGGCACGGATCCGATCAATTCGCCCCGGCTGTTTCAGGCGTTGAACGGCCTCGGCAAACCGACGGCGATGTATCTCTATCCGTTCGAGGACCACGGTCCGGCCACCAAGGAAACGCTGTTGGATCTCTGGGGACGGTGGACGGCCTGGTTGGACAAGTACGTCAAGAACGCCGGCCCCAACGGGAAAGACGTGAGCTGA
- a CDS encoding FKBP-type peptidyl-prolyl cis-trans isomerase, which translates to MTKTASGLYYRDLTLGAGATVLVGKRVSIHYIGWLTNGTQFDANQPPSNPFQFTVGLGQVIKGFDEGARGMAIGGRRQLVIPPSLGYGGTAQGPIPANAVLVFQIDLVAIQ; encoded by the coding sequence ATGACCAAGACGGCTTCCGGGCTCTACTATCGTGACCTTACCCTCGGTGCGGGCGCCACGGTGTTAGTCGGCAAACGGGTCTCCATTCATTACATCGGCTGGCTGACGAATGGCACCCAGTTCGACGCCAATCAACCACCCAGCAACCCGTTCCAGTTCACGGTGGGCCTTGGACAGGTCATCAAGGGCTTCGATGAGGGAGCCCGGGGTATGGCCATCGGGGGGCGCCGACAGCTGGTCATTCCGCCGTCGTTGGGCTACGGCGGCACCGCCCAGGGCCCGATCCCGGCCAATGCCGTCCTCGTGTTCCAGATCGACCTCGTCGCCATCCAATAG
- a CDS encoding amidase: protein MNLSEYARYDALGLAELVRTKQVTPAELARLAFEGIAAVNPTINAVIAPISDWETRFASQPKGGAFHGVPFLIKDLVLHLKGVPSDAGSRLLAGRFVSPHDTDLARKFLDAGVNFLGRTNTPEFGFNANTEPVLYGSTKNPWDLTRSAGGSSGGSAAAVAAGIVPIAHANDGGGSIRVPASNCGLVGLKPTRGRTPVGPEYGEALHGMGIEHVVTRTVRDCAAMLDADEGPSPGDRFIIPRPVRPYAVEAATPPRKLKIAFSTHGMMNAVIDPECRRAVELAAALCESAGHHVTEATPSYDEGLFHAANLTYWCGFLAGGIAGASQMLGLTPSPDNLEAATWASFEHGRSLSLLDLEMADVFANLVCRAVAPFFTQYDLLITPVLSDPPLPLGTFNQDAPVANAKAYYDFLFGRVPFTGLYNMTGQPAISLPLHQTPAGLPVGVQFVAPWGDEATLLNIAGHLEQAAPWHQRRPPVHVASPAAR, encoded by the coding sequence ATGAACCTCTCCGAGTACGCCCGCTACGACGCCCTCGGCTTGGCCGAGCTGGTCCGGACCAAGCAGGTCACCCCGGCGGAACTCGCCCGGCTGGCGTTCGAAGGGATCGCCGCGGTCAATCCAACGATCAACGCCGTCATCGCGCCGATCAGCGACTGGGAAACCCGGTTTGCGAGCCAGCCCAAGGGGGGCGCGTTCCACGGGGTTCCGTTTCTGATCAAGGACCTGGTCCTCCACCTCAAGGGCGTTCCGAGCGATGCGGGGAGCCGCTTGCTGGCGGGCCGGTTCGTGTCGCCCCATGATACGGATCTGGCGCGGAAGTTCCTCGACGCGGGGGTCAATTTTCTCGGCCGGACCAACACCCCGGAGTTTGGCTTCAATGCCAACACCGAGCCGGTCCTCTATGGATCGACCAAGAATCCCTGGGACCTGACCCGAAGCGCGGGTGGCTCGAGCGGGGGGTCGGCGGCGGCGGTTGCGGCGGGGATCGTTCCGATCGCTCACGCCAACGATGGGGGCGGATCAATTCGGGTCCCGGCTTCGAACTGCGGCCTGGTGGGGCTCAAGCCCACCCGGGGGCGCACGCCCGTCGGACCCGAGTACGGGGAGGCGTTGCACGGCATGGGTATCGAGCATGTCGTGACTCGTACCGTCCGCGACTGTGCCGCGATGCTCGACGCCGACGAAGGCCCATCCCCCGGCGACCGGTTCATCATTCCGCGGCCGGTCCGCCCCTACGCGGTCGAGGCGGCCACGCCCCCTCGAAAACTCAAGATCGCGTTCTCGACCCACGGGATGATGAACGCGGTGATTGATCCCGAGTGCCGGCGGGCGGTCGAACTCGCCGCTGCGCTCTGCGAGTCGGCGGGGCACCACGTAACGGAAGCCACGCCGAGCTACGACGAGGGACTGTTCCACGCGGCCAACCTGACCTACTGGTGCGGATTCTTGGCCGGGGGCATTGCCGGGGCGTCGCAGATGCTTGGGCTCACCCCGTCACCCGACAACCTCGAGGCCGCCACCTGGGCCAGTTTCGAGCATGGCCGAAGCCTCAGCTTGCTCGACCTGGAGATGGCCGATGTCTTCGCCAACTTGGTGTGCCGGGCGGTGGCGCCGTTCTTTACCCAGTATGACCTGCTGATTACCCCAGTCCTGTCGGACCCGCCGCTTCCGTTAGGCACGTTCAACCAAGACGCTCCAGTGGCGAACGCCAAGGCGTACTACGACTTCCTGTTCGGCCGGGTGCCCTTTACCGGCCTCTACAACATGACCGGCCAACCGGCCATCAGCCTGCCGTTGCACCAAACCCCGGCCGGGCTCCCGGTCGGGGTTCAATTCGTCGCGCCCTGGGGCGACGAGGCCACGTTGCTCAACATCGCCGGCCACCTCGAGCAAGCGGCGCCGTGGCACCAGCGCCGGCCGCCGGTTCACGTGGCGAGCCCGGCGGCCCGCTAA